One Ferribacterium limneticum genomic window, CTGGGCGCGCAGTTCGGCGAAGAGGTCGAGCTGCTCGCCCTTGCGATTTGCGACGACCGGGGCAAGGATCATCAGTTTGGTTTCGGCCGGCAGGGCGAGGACCGAATCGACCATCTGCGACACCGTCTGCGCTTCGAGCGGCAGGTTGTGGTCCGGGCAATACGGCGTGCCGGCGCGGGCGAAGAGCAGGCGCAGGTAATCGTGGATTTCGGTGACCGTGCCTACCGTCGACCGCGGGTTGTGCGAAGTCGCCTTCTGCTCGATGGAAATGGCGGGCGACAGGCCCTCGATCAGGTCGACATCGGGCTTTTCCATCAATTGCAAAAACTGCCGGGCGTAGGCCGAGAGCGATTCGACGTAGCGACGCTGCCCTTCTGCGTACAGCGTGTCGAAGGCCAGCGAGGACTTGCCCGAGCCGGACAGCCCGGTGATCACGATGAGCTGGTTGCGCGGCAGATCGAGGTTGATGTTCTTTAAATTATGGGTGCGCGCGCCGCGAATGCGGATGAATTCCATCGCTGTTTTTTTCACTATTGGGGAAGGGGAAACTATACGCAAAAAAGCCGGGTTCGCCCCGGCTTCGTTCGTCTTCAAATGAAAATCGGCATTCGCCGCCTGTGCCAATCACACGGTCAACCGGAAAAAACGACGAATTTTGAAATCCGGCTGACACCGCATGGCGCAACAAGGCTTGCCGCTTCGATGACTTGCCATCAGAATATGCGCTAAACATTTTTATGGATTGTTCATGGCACGAAAAGCGTGTCCTCCGCTAGCGGGCGCCCTCAATCTGGCAACGAGTCTTCCCTGGCAGATCGGCGGGGTGCTGGCGCTGCTGACGTACTGGATCTTGCACGACCTTTCGGCGTGGATGACGCTTGGCAAGGGCGCCGACATGCTTCTGGCCGGATTGCCCCTGTACCTCATTCCCGGCTTGCTGGTGATCGTCGCACTGATTTCCTTCGTTCGGGGGCGTCAGCGTAGCGAGCCGTCAATTGACGCAGCGAGCAGCCCGACCGCAGATGCGCTGGCCCGAATGAGCATTCATGATTTCGAGAAACTGGTGGCCGAAGGCTTCCGGCGCGAAGGCTTTCTCGTCGTCGAGCGCACCGGCACCCAGCATATGGGCTGCATCGATCTCGAGCTGTTCATGGGACGCGATCGCTATCTGGTGCAGTGTCGCGACTGGAAGGCAACGGCTGTCGATGCTCAGGCCGTGCGCGAGTTG contains:
- a CDS encoding restriction endonuclease, yielding MARKACPPLAGALNLATSLPWQIGGVLALLTYWILHDLSAWMTLGKGADMLLAGLPLYLIPGLLVIVALISFVRGRQRSEPSIDAASSPTADALARMSIHDFEKLVAEGFRREGFLVVERTGTQHMGCIDLELFMGRDRYLVQCRDWKATAVDAQAVRELYAAIGAERAVGGFIVSSGKFTDEARKIAIGRAIRVVPADSLRRLIKKVTASSTGEVTISPMFSRRRHDPAPPACPKCGKVMMARTKKENGTVVQVDWGCTSFPACQGSREL